The Cyprinus carpio isolate SPL01 chromosome A19, ASM1834038v1, whole genome shotgun sequence genome has a segment encoding these proteins:
- the msmp2 gene encoding prostate-associated microseminoprotein → MQTNEMKVLQAVFCVVSVLQLCHHGVSSSGECYFNAKASCEHNGRVFDIGEAWVNDECFQCVCFEPFGVGCCEHGKQPVDFPPWCEAIRKPDSCTVAVVMKANHKLPCLFGGKTRLWKSENDPLLDCTTEFTHAKHSFI, encoded by the exons ATGCAAACAAACGAGATGAAGGTTTTACAAGCTGTGTTTTGCGTGGTTAGCGTCCTTCAGCTCTGTCATCATGGAGTATCCAGCAGTGGAGAATGCTACTTCAACGCAAAAG CCAGCTGTGAGCACAACGGTCGTGTTTTTGACATCGGGGAGGCCTGGGTAAATGATGAATgtttccagtgtgtgtgtttcgAGCCTTTTGGAGTGGGCTGCTGTGAACA TGGAAAGCAGCCAGTCGATTTCCCGCCCTGGTGCGAGGCCATTAGAAAACCAGATTCCTGCACAGTTGCTGTGGTGATGAAGGCCAACCATAAACTTCCCTGTCTGTTTGGGGGGAAAACACGCCTGTGGAAATCAGAGAACGACCCACTCTTAGATTGCACTACTGAATTCACTCATGCAAAACACAGTTTCATTTAA